One Parageobacillus sp. KH3-4 genomic region harbors:
- a CDS encoding YqzL family protein: MLDFTWKLFSQTGNIDTYLLFKELEREQQPSSDKQETERKEVDQPVF; this comes from the coding sequence ATGCTTGATTTTACATGGAAGCTGTTCAGTCAAACCGGCAACATTGACACATATCTTCTTTTCAAAGAGCTGGAAAGAGAACAACAACCTAGTAGCGATAAACAAGAGACGGAACGCAAAGAAGTCGATCAACCTGTTTTTTGA